The following are encoded together in the Zygosaccharomyces rouxii strain CBS732 chromosome C complete sequence genome:
- the COG4 gene encoding Golgi transport complex subunit COG4 (similar to uniprot|Q06096 Saccharomyces cerevisiae YPR105C COG4 component of oligomeric Golgi complex) — protein MEDQAIKYQVLLQKLATQSQVDKLQALLQREDAETLVKLDKFIQDAELRHNKSIRRLELQRTDLTSILAHYQNALSLVSDSHNVARQVHSDISRADKERKLVDTTLQFVTQVRSLKTHIAVAHEAFSKNEYSTVARSIQQIRQLDPKVMDSQFAKRVVPSSEIPEDPSVLVNQWCEKCTKVFKTNFLDAASRQDVDQLTLTFQMFPLIGQDSLGLDLYSKYVCDIVAGQSRKIMTGENKRPGVFAQALLHLCKIVSTVINNHSQIIAACYGLHHMVHVMEKVEKEVDLQAGLVLDVFTEVRKLQRVVHGVNEWNSNPRHHQPQYQQQQQQLQQQNQQYREGSNEEAINEPITVAELSSLMTEFSQILQNWSMYSLFFSVRWYEFRNETKSPLQPPSPILNGQLTTKLSNDNFLSNFQILIVHYLQRSFRKSLSLEELPLLDKLVSTKPFKHTDLSTYPISSVLEDLSILIKRTLILTVNTGQSELLSHFLDQLAKFYQNEFLVRFMQNKFKDLHPKLASTLFLKKVDNHPNSTGTTQSSTKLSQLGFNFRGAAANALTNIQSNLQSVVSDNESVMFLRQYLIYVNTLYFNVRFVHRLLTVEILEENPNLLHDNFPFGEDSTNLSKKIGACEGLIIRQNNKLQKWCVKILFESVFLSKIRTLIHPVFSNGNEDNYISNADDFENLSSVNDFVSKWKSTMIPFQNVFCAESWAELLSLMIDTIVRILEQRVWTLRVNELGATKLDRELSLLITTVCSTNYILREKFTKLTQLVLVLGFDDDDFDVDSGDIKEEIESGMNWVISPQERIKVRSLKVDKRH, from the coding sequence ATGGAGGATCAGGCAATTAAATACCAAGTTTTATTGCAGAAATTGGCCACTCAGTCCCAGGTGGATAAACTACAGGCACTCTTACAAAGAGAAGATGCTGAAACTTTAGtcaaattggataaattcaTCCAAGATGCTGAATTAAGGCATAACAAAAGTATACGTCGATTAGAACTACAAAGAACGGATTTGACTTCTATATTGGCACATTACCAAAATGCATTGAGTCTTGTATCGGATTCTCATAATGTTGCAAGACAAGTTCATTCAGATATTAGTAGAGCTGATAAAGAGAGAAAATTGGTTGATACAACGCTTCAATTCGTTACCCAAGTACGTTCTTTAAAGACACATATAGCAGTTGCACACGAAGCATTTAGCAAGAATGAATACTCTACAGTTGCTAGAAGTATTCAACAGATTCGtcaattggatccaaaGGTCATGGATTCACAGTTCGCTAAGCGTGTTGTTCCATCAAGTGAAATTCCTGAGGATCCATCAGTTTTGGTAAATCAATGGTGTGAAAAATGTACAAAAGTATTCAAGACGAATTTTTTGGATGCTGCGTCTCGTCAAGAtgttgatcaattgacTTTAACATTTCAGATGTTCCCGCTGATTGGTCAAGATTCTCTTGGTTTGGATCTCTATTCCAAATACGTTTGTGATATCGTAGCAGGTCAATCTAGAAAAATCATGACAGGTGAAAACAAAAGGCCTGGTGTATTTGCTCAGGCACTTTTACACCtttgtaaaattgtttcCACAGTGATCAATAACCATAGTCAAATCATTGCCGCCTGCTACGGGTTACATCACATGGTGCACGTCATGGAGAAGGTGGAAAAGGAGGTCGATCTACAAGCTGGATTAGTACTTGACGTCTTCACAGAAGTCCGTAAATTACAAAGAGTGGTACATGGCGTTAACGAATGGAATTCAAATCCCAGGCATCATCAACCGCAAtatcaacagcaacaacagcaactacaacaacaaaatcAACAATATCGTGAAGGATCTAACGAAGAGGCAATTAACGAGCCAATTACAGTGGCCGAATTATCAAGTTTGATGACGGAATTTTCacaaattttacaaaactGGTCCATGTATTCACTTTTCTTTAGCGTTCGTTGGTATGAGTTTCGTAACGAGACGAAATCGCCATTACAACCTCCTTCGCCAATTTTAAATGGGCAATTGACGACTAAACTAAGCAATGACAATTTTTTGTcgaatttccaaattttaattGTCCATTACCTACAAAGATCCTTCCGTAAGAGTCTTTCCTTGGAAGAATTACCTTTATTAGACAAATTGGTTTCAACAAAACCTTTCAAACATACAGATTTATCTACCTATCCGATTTCATCTGTATTGGAGGATTTATCCATTTTAATTAAAAGGACTTTAATTTTAACAGTTAATACTGGACAATCTGAACTACTTTCGCATTTTCTGGATCAATTAGCtaaattttatcaaaatgaatttttagtCAGATTCATGCAAaataaatttaaagatttacATCCTAAACTGGCATCGACtctttttttgaaaaaagtcGATAATCATCCAAATTCCACCGGTACTACCCAGTCATCAACAAAACTATCACAATTGGGGTTCAATTTTAGAGGTGCTGCCGCCAATGCCCTGACCAACATTCAATCCAATTTACAATCAGTGGTCTCTGATAACGAATCTGTGATGTTTCTACGTCAATATTTGATCTACGTGAATACGTTGTACTTTAACGTAAGATTTGTGCATCGTCTATTaacagttgaaattttagaggaaaatccaaatcttcttcatgaTAATTTCCCCTTTGGTGAGGATTCCACTAACTTatcgaaaaaaattggaGCTTGTGAAGGGTTGATCATTAGACAGAATAATAAGTTACAGAAATGGTGTGTTAAGATTCTTTTCGAAAGTGTGTTTTTGAGCAAAATACGAACTTTGATCCATCCTGTTTTCAGTAACGGTAATGAGGACAATTATATTTCTAACgctgatgattttgaaaatctaTCTAGTGTTAATGACTTCGTGTCCAAATGGAAATCTACAATGATACCATTTCAGAATGTTTTCTGTGCTGAATCTTGGGCGGAACTGTTGTCATTAATGATTGACACCATTGTTCGAATTTTAGAACAAAGAGTATGGACTCTAAGAGTAAACGAACTCGGTGCTACAAAACTTGACAGAGAGCTCAGCCTGTTAATAACTACGGTATGCTCTACCAACTACATATTAAGAGAgaaattcaccaaattgaCTCAGTTAGTTCTTGTCCTAGGAtttgacgatgacgatTTCGACGTGGATTCGGGCGACATCAAGGAAGAGATCGAGAGTGGCATGAACTGGGTCATCTCACCACAGGAAAGAATCAAAGTCAGAAGTTTAAAAGTTGATAAGAGGCATTGA
- the PIL1 gene encoding lipid-binding protein PIL1 (highly similar to uniprot|P53252 Saccharomyces cerevisiae YGR086C PIL1 Long chain base-responsive inhibitor of protein kinases Phk1p and Phk2p acts along with Lsp1p to down-regulate heat stress resistance via regulation of the Pkc1p and Ypk1p pathways phosphorylated by Phk1p and Phk2p): MHRTYSLRNSRVPTASELQNPPPPTSSTKSRFFGKGGLAYSFRRNTAGSFGPELSRKLSQLVKMEKNVLRSMEVAANERRDAAKQLSIWGLENDDDVSDITDKLGVLIYEVSELDDQFIDRYDQYRLTLKSIRDIEGSVQPSRDRKDKVTDKIAYLKYKDPESPKIEVLEQELVRAEAESLVAEAQLSNITRSKLRAAFHYQFDSIIEHSEKIALIAGYGKALLELLDDSPVTPGETRPAYDGYEASKQIIIDAESALNEWTLDSALVKPTLSFKQDEYIPEEEYEEDYVDGEPEEEEVVEELPEGEEYVEEEEPAWQHGTHSHQVQEEAPLA, from the coding sequence ATGCATAGAACGTATTCTCTAAGAAACTCAAGAGTACCAACTGCTTCTGAACTTCagaatccaccaccaccaacttCCTCTACCAAGAGTCGGTTCTTTGGTAAGGGTGGTTTGGCCTACTCTTTCCGTCGTAATACCGCTGGTTCCTTTGGTCCTGAACTTTCGAGGAAGCTTTCCCAGTTGGTCAAGATGGAAAAGAACGTTTTGCGTTCAATGGAAGTGGCTGCCAACGAAAGACGTGATGCTGCTAAGCAGTTATCCATCTGGGGTCTAGAAAACGATGATGACGTTTCCGATATTACTGATAAATTGGGTGTGCTAATCTACGAAGTTTCTGAATTGGATGACCAATTCATCGATCGTTACGACCAGTACCGTTTGACTCTAAAATCTATCAGAGACATTGAAGGTTCCGTCCAACCATCTCGTGACAGAAAGGACAAGGTCACTGATAAGATTGCTTACTTGAAATACAAGGATCCAGAATCTCCAAAGATTGAAGTTttggaacaagaattggttagAGCTGAAGCTGAATCATTGGTCGCAGAAGCTCAACTGTCAAACATCACAAGGTCAAAATTGCGTGCTGCCTTCCACTATCAATTCGATTCTATCATTGAACATTCTGAAAAGATTGCCCTAATTGCAGGTTACGGTAAGGCTCTCTTGGAATTGTTAGATGATTCACCTGTGACACCAGGTGAAACTAGACCAGCTTACGATGGTTATGAAGCATCTAAGCAAATTATCATCGATGCTGAATCTGCTTTGAACGAATGGACTCTAGATTCCGCTTTGGTCAAACCAACTCTTTCTTTCAAGCAAGACGAATACAttccagaagaagagtaCGAAGAAGATTACGTTGATGGTGAGCcagaggaagaggaagtCGTCGAAGAGCTCCCAGAAGGAGAGGAATACgttgaggaagaagagcCAGCTTGGCAACACGGAACTCACTCTCATCAAgtacaagaagaagctcCGTTAGCTTAA
- the YTH1 gene encoding cleavage polyadenylation factor RNA-binding subunit YTH1 (highly similar to uniprot|Q06102 Saccharomyces cerevisiae YPR107C YTH1 Essential RNA-binding component of cleavage and polyadenylation factor contains five zinc fingers required for pre-mRNA 3'-end processing and polyadenylation), whose product MTVVHMDTSLYPFKFEPFLRQEYSFSQDPDRPVCEFYNPREGPSSCPRGASCPKKHVLPIFHNKIVCKHWLRGLCKKNDQCEYLHEYNLRKMPECVFYSKNGYCTQTPECQYLHIDPQSKIAPCEEYTMGFCPQGPNCKKRHVKKVLCPRYLTGFCPLGRRDCDMAHPSFVVPGDLSKLRIKKDEEINTRKSDAEKERRLNAIINGEIPA is encoded by the coding sequence ATGACTGTTGTGCATATGGATACCTCGCTGTATCCCTTTAAATTTGAGCCATTTCTAAGGCAGGAGTACTCGTTCTCGCAGGATCCTGATAGACCCGTATGTGAATTTTACAATCCAAGAGAGGGCCCAAGTTCATGTCCCAGAGGCGCATCATGTCCGAAGAAACACGTCTTGCCCATATTCCATAACAAGATCGTTTGTAAGCACTGGTTACGTGGATTGTGTAAAAAGAACGACCAATGTGAATATCTACACGAGTACAATTTACGTAAGATGCCAGAATGTGTTTTCTATTCGAAAAACGGCTACTGTACTCAAACACCCGAATGTCAGTATCTACATATAGACCCACAGTCAAAGATTGCGCCCTGCGAGGAATACACAATGGGATTTTGTCCACAGGGTCCAAATTGCAAAAAACGTCATGTGAAGAAAGTGTTATGTCCGCGCTACTTAACCGGATTTTGTCCTTTGGGTAGACGTGATTGTGATATGGCACATCCATCATTTGTAGTGCCTGGTGACTTGAGTAAGTTGAGAATCaagaaggatgaagaaataaATACGAGGAAGTCGGATGCTGAGAAGGAAAGAAGACTGAATGCAATAATTAATGGTGAAATACCTGCATAG
- the RPN7 gene encoding proteasome regulatory particle lid subunit RPN7 (highly similar to uniprot|Q75A91 Ashbya gossypii ADR027W ADR027Wp and similar to YPR108W uniprot|Q06103 Saccharomyces cerevisiae) has protein sequence MAEEEPVFEDPAVHKVPNYEVSEWAFVLSQPKIKANRPEVISKVLEVIEQEEMGPYYKYLCEEYLPQGVLKFDSKFYEQLCDKNEQHITELKEHLSEVEENDEGELEQAQCWIKLGEYYAQIGDRVNAEETLEKALQKAISTGAKIDVIMTITRLGFFYNDQKFVKEKLEQANLMIEKGGDWERRNRFKTYLGIHCLAIRDFKEAAKLLVDSLATFTSNELTSYESIATYASVAGLFTLERTELKSKVIDSPEMLSLLTTTKALQSISSLTISLYTSEYASFFPYLLETYDNVLVPCKYLNAHADFFVREMRCKVYAQLLESYNTLSLTSMAQAFGVSVDFIDADLGKFVPNKQLNCVIDRANGVVETNRPDSKNAQYHLLVKQGDGLLTKMQKYSAAVRLTGSDHVA, from the coding sequence atggctgaagaagaaccagTTTTCGAGGATCCAGCAGTTCACAAGGTGCCCAATTACGAAGTATCAGAATGGGCGTTTGTTCTATCTCAACCCAAGATTAAAGCCAATAGACCAGAagtaatttcaaaagtcTTAGAAGTCATTGAGCAAGAGGAAATGGGACCTTACTACAAATACCTATGCGAAGAATATTTACCTCAGGGCGTGTTAAAGTTCgattccaaattttatGAACAGTTGTGTGACAAGAACGAGCAGCATATTACAGAACTCAAAGAGCATTTAAGCGAAGTAGAGGAAAATGACgaaggtgaattggaacaaGCACAGTGTTGGATTAAATTGGGTGAATACTATGCACAAATCGGTGATCGTGTCAATGcagaagaaactttagAAAAGGCATTACAGAAGGCTATATCTACAGGTGCAAAGATTGACGTTATTATGACAATTACAAGACTAGGATTCTTCTACAACGACCAAAAATTCgtcaaggaaaaattggaacagGCAAACTTAATGATTGAAAAAGGTGGTGATTGGGAGAGACGTAATCGTTTCAAAACATATTTGGGTATCCACTGTTTAGCTATCAGAGATTTTAAAGAGGCGGCTAAGCTTTTAGTGGATTCTCTGGCGACTTTTACATCGAATGAATTGACCTCATACGAAAGCATTGCTACTTACGCATCCGTAGCAGGTCTATTTACTCTTGAAAGAACGGAGTTGAAGTCTAAAGTGATCGATTCACCTGAGATGTTATCGTTGCTAACCACAACAAAGGCCTTACAATCGATCAGCTCACTAACGATCTCCCTTTACACCTCCGAGTACGCTTCGTTCTTCCCCTACTTGTTGGAAACTTACGATAACGTTCTAGTGCCCTGCAAATATTTGAATGCTCACGCGGACTTTTTTGTCAGGGAAATGAGATGCAAGGTATACGCTCAACTACTAGAATCCTACAACACTCTTTCACTAACGTCCATGGCCCAAGCATTCGGTGTAAGTGTAGATTTTATCGACGCTGATTTGGGTAAATTTGTACCTAAcaaacaattgaattgCGTAATTGATAGAGCTAACGGTGTTGTTGAAACCAACAGACCTGACAGCAAGAACGCTCAGTACCACTTGCTCGTTAAACAGGGTGACGGACTGCTGACCAAGATGCAGAAGTACAGCGCAGCAGTTAGATTGACTGGCTCAGATCACGTGGCATAA
- the CTT1 gene encoding catalase T (similar to uniprot|P06115 Saccharomyces cerevisiae YGR088W CTT1 Cytosolic catalase T has a role in protection from oxidative damage by hydrogen peroxide), with translation MVGQQPEHIYSTQNGFPHSAHPYGAQYARPDGPLLLQDVHLIESLAHFDRERIPERVVHAKGGGCRFEFELTDSLSDITFAAPYQKPGYKCPGTVRFSTVGGESGSPDTARDPRGTSWKMYTDWGVHDYVFNNTPVFFIRDGNQFPHFIHTQKRYPQSHLGQGDDSSMFWDYLTQNPESIHQIVYMFGPRGTPASWGEMSSYSGHTFKFYNKEGDMTYVQFHILPEKGFQCLSGAEAAQLGGSSPDYHHGKLYRQLERGEKPRYNCFVQTMTPKQAEEFRYSVNDLTKVWPKKQFPLRKYGTITLTENVENYFEEIEQIAFSPSNTCIPGIGPSNDSVLQARLFSYPDTQRHRLGANYQQLPINRPRNAGCPFATMFSTSTKTPANECPHIATNFQRDGPGCLYNKGKEPNYISNLPSATLKFKNLTDDKTTNKYKGVALQGEESASVKKQEFERERHERIVNGKINEYFIKTGVSELDVEQPRALYEKVFSDADRKELISNVVGHASNIHVPEIKTRVSQYFGLVNKDLGKAIAEGLGIKWEPLDLQRYADAVGHVRL, from the coding sequence ATGGTAGGCCAACAACCAGAACACATCTACTCTACTCAAAACGGATTCCCTCACTCTGCTCACCCATATGGTGCTCAATATGCTAGACCTGACGGTCCACTTCTCTTGCAGGACGTTCATCTAATTGAATCTCTAGCTCACTTCGACAGAGAAAGAATTCCAGAAAGAGTTGTCCACGCTAAGGGTGGTGGTTGcagatttgaatttgaattgaCCGATTCTTTGAGCGACATCACTTTTGCCGCTCCATACCAAAAGCCAGGTTACAAATGCCCAGGTACAGTTAGATTCTCTACCGTCGGTGGTGAATCCGGTTCTCCTGATACTGCCAGAGATCCTAGAGGTacatcttggaaaatgtacACTGACTGGGGTGTTCATGATTACGTTTTCAACAACACTCCagtcttcttcattagagACGGTAACCAATTCCCTCATTTCATCCACACTCAAAAGAGATACCCACAATCACACTTGGGTCAAGGTGATGACAGTTCCATGTTCTGGGACTATCTAACCCAAAACCCTGAGTCTATTCACCAAATCGTCTACATGTTCGGTCCAAGAGGTACTCCAGCATCTTGGGGTGAGATGTCTTCATACTCTGGTCACACTTTCAAGTTTTACAACAAGGAAGGTGATATGACTTATGTGCAATTCCATATTCTTCCTGAAAAGGGTTTCCAATGTCTAAGTGGTGCTGAAGCTGCTCAATTGGGTGGTTCTTCACCTGATTACCACCACGGTAAGCTTTACagacaattggaaagaggTGAGAAACCTCGTTACAACTGCTTTGTCCAAACTATGACACCAAAGCAGGCAGAAGAGTTCAGATACTCTGTTAACGACTTGACTAAGGTCTGGCCAAAGAAGCAGTTCCCATTGAGGAAATACGGTACTATTACTTTGACTGAAAATGTCGAAAACtactttgaagaaatcgaaCAAATCGCCTTCAGTCCTTCCAACACCTGTATCCCTGGTATTGGTCCTTCTAATGATTCTGTTTTGCAAGCTAGATTGTTCTCTTATCCTGACACCCAACGTCACAGATTGGGTGCTAACTACCAACAATTGCCTATTAACAGACCAAGAAATGCTGGTTGCCCATTCGCCACTATGTTTTCCACAAGCACAAAGACACCAGCCAACGAATGTCCTCACATTGCAACCAACTTCCAAAGAGATGGTCCAGGTTGTTTGTACAACAAGGGTAAGGAACCAAACTACATTTCCAACTTGCCTTCCGCAACCTTGAAGTTCAAGAACTTGACCGACGACAAGACCACTAACAAGTACAAGGGTGTCGCCCTACAAGGTGAAGAGTCTGCTTCCGTTAAGAAACAGGAATTCGAAAGAGAACGTCACGAAAGAATTGTTAACGGTAAGATCAACGAATACTTCATCAAGACTGGTGTGAGTGAGCTAGATGTCGAACAACCAAGAGCATTGTACGAAAAGGTGTTTAGCGATGCTGACaggaaagaattgatcagCAACGTTGTCGGACACGCTTCTAACATTCATGTTCCTGAGATCAAGACCAGAGTCAGTCAGTACTTCGGTTTGGTCAACAAAGACCTAGGAAAGGCTATTGCTGAAGGTCTAGGTATCAAATGGGAACCATTGGACTTGCAGAGGTACGCAGACGCTGTAGGCCATGTTCGCCTCTGA
- a CDS encoding elongation of very long chain fatty acids protein (similar to uniprot|P25358 Saccharomyces cerevisiae YCR034W FEN1 Fatty acid elongase involved in sphingolipid biosynthesis acts on fatty acids of up to 24 carbons in length mutations have regulatory effects on 1 3-beta-glucan synthase vacuolar ATPase and the secretory pathway) yields the protein MEGAIENVVMEHVQEQALDNSGILSEFIPTLDRPFFNIYLWGHFDSIVSKITGGRFIPHEFKFVADKLPLSDLKSVIAAISTYYVVIFGGKFLLRHSEPFKLNLLFQLHNLFLTLGSLCLLTLMVEQLIPIVWRNGLFYAICDIGAWTQPMVTLYYINYVFKFVEFIDTLFLVLKKKKLTFLHTYHHGATALLCFTQLVGTTAISWVPITLNLGVHVLMYFYYLLAASGIRVWWKEWVTRFQILQFVLDIIFIYFAVYQKVVHLYFPTFPHCGDCVGSTTATFSGCAILSSYLFLFVAFYIEIYKNKGTKKSRVVKRASGGVAAKVNEYVNIDLQNVSTPSPSPTRGSRRR from the coding sequence ATGGAAGGAGCTATTGAGAATGTGGTTATGGAGCATGTTCAAGAACAAGCGCTCGATAACTCAGGTATCTTAAGTGAGTTTATTCCAACGCTGGATAGACCATTCTTTAACATTTATCTTTGGGGACATTTTGATTCGATTGTGTCCAAGATAACTGGTGGTAGATTCATCCCACACGAATTCAAATTCGTTGCTGATAAATTACCTTTGAGTGACCTAAAGTCCGTAATTGCAGCAATCTCCACTTATTATGTTGTCATATTTGGCGGTAAATTTCTTCTGAGGCATTCCGAACCATTTAAATTAAACCTCTTATTCCAATTGCACAATTTATTCCTAACGCTAGGATCACTATGCCTATTGACGTTGATGGTCGAACAATTGATCCCAATCGTTTGGAGAAATGGACTTTTCTATGCTATCTGTGATATCGGTGCTTGGACTCAACCAATGGTAACACTTTACTACATCAATTATGTCTTTAAATTCGTTGAATTTATCGATACGCTGTTTTTggtgttgaagaagaagaagttgacATTTCTTCACACTTATCACCACGGTGCAACCGCCTTACTGTGCTTTACTCAATTGGTGGGTACAACTGCAATCTCCTGGGTGCCAATTACTTTAAATTTGGGAGTTCACGTTTTGATGTACTTCTATTACTTATTAGCAGCAAGTGGAATTAGAGTTTGGTGGAAAGAATGGGTTActagatttcaaattctccAATTTGTTCTAgatatcattttcatctatTTTGCAGTTTACCAAAAAGTGGTTCATCTATATTTCCCAACTTTCCCACACTGTGGTGATTGTGTCGGTTCAACAACTGCCACCTTTTCCGGTTGTGCTATTTTGTCTTCCTATTTATTCCTATTCGTGGCATTTTACATtgaaatttacaaaaacaAAGGTACCAAGAAGAGTAGAGTCGTGAAGCGTGCCAGTGGTGGTGTTGCCGCCAAAGTTAATGAATATGTTAACATCGATTTGCAAAATGTTTCAACACCTTCTCCATCTCCAACTAGAGGTTCCAGAAGAAGATAG
- the RRP43 gene encoding exosome non-catalytic core subunit RRP43 (similar to uniprot|P25359 Saccharomyces cerevisiae YCR035C RRP43 Ribosomal RNA Processing) has product MASSEADTVEVHPVTFPPQVLARISPELSLQRHLSLGIRPSLKRFEEFRDVHIDQNTLSRYKLENAASEDSTNSVLGSNVLKSGKTFVITSITGGIVEETLPVETEDPGEQELEDLTKGRDEISKFAPVYPLVEVERGRVGAPTDEEMTISQKLHDYVLHSGLIPKSSLKVQCGVRTTEKSGEAKVLYPDEDVDVSTSIRTLSQRKWSYVLYAKIVVFSRTGPVFDLCWNSLLYALQDTRLPRAFIDERATDLKMTIRTRGRSASVRETYEILCDPRRSIPLKISRESVGYASSFGVIDLDPEMALDQEDHDMEKEERQPILLADLDTEAEEACIQSTICIITDSNGNLKNIDILGGGARVTPAILRRAINLAQLRARNLEFLTAPEV; this is encoded by the coding sequence ATGGCTAGTTCTGAAGCAGATACTGTCGAGGTCCATCCAGTGACTTTTCCTCCTCAAGTTCTCGCTCGTATATCCCCAGAATTGTCTCTACAGAGACATCTTTCGTTGGGTATAAGACCATCTTTGAAACGATTTGAGGAATTTAGAGATGTACATATCGATCAGAATACTCTTTCTAGGTATAAATTAGAAAATGCTGCATCAGAAGATTCAACTAATAGCGTATTAGGATCTAATGTTCTCAAGAGCGGGAAGACGTTCGTCATTACGTCTATCACTGGTGGTATAGTGGAAGAGACACTGCCAGTGGAGACTGAAGATCCAGGTGAACAAGAACTCGAAGATTTGACTAAAGgaagagatgaaatttctaaaTTCGCACCGGTATATCCATTAGTAGAAGTGGAAAGAGGTCGTGTAGGGGCCCCCACGGATGAAGAAATGACTATTTCACAGAAATTGCACGATTACGTGTTACATTCAGGATTAATcccaaaatcttcattaaAGGTACAATGTGGTGTGCGTACCACTGAAAAATCTGGGGAGGCTAAAGTTCTATATCCAGATGAAGATGTCGACGTCTCTACATCTATTCGTACACTATCACAAAGGAAATGGTCCTACGTTCTTTATGCTAAAATCGTGGTCTTTAGTCGAACGGGTCCTGTGTTCGACCTATGTTGGAATTCTCTGCTTTATGCCCTTCAGGATACTCGTCTTCCCAGAGCCTTCATTGATGAGCGTGCTACAGACTTAAAGATGACTATAAGGACTAGAGGTAGAAGTGCGTCAGTTAGAGAGACCTACGAAATTTTATGCGATCCAAGGAGATCAATtccattaaaaatttccagAGAAAGTGTGGGGTATGCTTCTAGTTTTGGTGTTATTGATTTAGACCCAGAAATGGCCTTGGATCAAGAAGATCATGATatggaaaaagaagaaaggcAACCAATTCTGCTAGCAGATTTAGATACCgaagcagaagaagcatGCATACAATCGACCATCTGTATTATTACTGATTCCAATGGTAACCTAAAAAACATTGATATTCTAGGAGGAGGCGCTAGGGTGACACCTGCCATACTTCGTAGAGCTATTAATTTGGCCCAACTTAGAGCAAGGAACCTGGAGTTTCTAACAGCACCAGAAGTGTAG